In a single window of the Anaerocolumna cellulosilytica genome:
- a CDS encoding non-ribosomal peptide synthetase, which translates to MSDVLQKRISKSLEEHKSLIAIEYGDKSISYRDLDYLSRYISTVITDQCGSGELIGVCMNDRFYYIAALLGILTAGCIFVPLDLLNPAARIREMIKDTGIKHVIGDNAGIEYIGKVEGINFISEDEFCRNGFENTPKALSVTYDQEDKVYVYFTSGSTGKPKAIVGRNKGLLHFIDWEIGAFNLDRSFTFSQFTNPGFDVFLRDILVPLCCGGKIVIPDQLGTILDGEHLSNWINIKKINLIHCVPSLFRQMNSENLSEMDFQELKYVLLAGEKVVPSELRNWYEKIGERIHLINLYGPTETTLAKFFYPIRKEDIERDVMPIGKPIKGARAIILDKNMNICNELVTGEIFIRTPYRTFGYLNDDEQNRQKFIRNPFSQNPEDIIYKTGDLGRLLPDGNIELMGRMDRQVKIRGIRVELEEIESILLGHDLINEVAIIKNEISENSSVILIAFITVKGSNSGDDVLKEVDKYLKELLPAHMLPSDIVITQSIPKLANGKINYKAVGEMYRDNKTLQVRPRDEIEKKLYEIWTKLLGRNTFSITDSFFKLGGNSLNLMRLISNISRVFDIKVSLGVLFENNTIEKQAIVIRKSAVVESLTTEMKYVGKREYYPLSYAQKRLYILDRMFQENIMYNLSEIVRLKGPVDINKVESIFKDLIRRHESLRTSFSTMDGIPVMKVVDEVPFRIEVYDAADNSWEEVLAQFIHPFDLRSAPLLRVGIIKLGLDNFIMVIDMHHIISDAISMNIIIKDFITLYKSKQLPYLNSRYIDYALWQDSSEFKVILENQKKFWISQFENGIPYLELPLDFERPSVQTFEGDIQIMSLGKEEAIFLKEISAKNDTTLFASLLAVFNILLYKITGSTDIILGTPVSGRSYESFENIVGMFVNTLVLRNQINENQSFSEILLNVSENTRQVLKYQDYPFDELVKDVYVNRDTTRNPVFDVMFQLQDFDIQEINVEGVEITPIERNVVSNFDMTFSATKLKDKIKVAIVYNKKLLQVETVQKWMEYFRRILYAVSKDEQIKVCDIQHMDEQEVKKIKSILNLYEKPLDITFDF; encoded by the coding sequence ATGAGTGATGTATTACAAAAAAGAATTAGTAAAAGTTTAGAAGAGCACAAAAGTCTGATAGCAATAGAGTATGGAGACAAAAGTATTAGTTACAGAGATTTGGATTATTTATCAAGATATATTTCGACTGTAATAACAGATCAGTGTGGAAGCGGAGAATTAATCGGCGTCTGTATGAACGACAGATTTTATTATATTGCCGCCTTACTGGGAATTTTAACGGCAGGCTGCATTTTTGTTCCCTTGGATTTATTGAACCCTGCAGCAAGAATACGGGAAATGATAAAGGATACAGGGATAAAACATGTTATTGGTGATAATGCCGGTATTGAATATATAGGGAAAGTAGAAGGGATAAATTTTATATCTGAAGATGAATTCTGTCGGAACGGATTTGAAAATACGCCCAAGGCTTTGAGTGTCACTTATGACCAGGAGGATAAGGTGTATGTTTATTTTACTTCCGGTTCTACCGGTAAGCCCAAAGCAATCGTTGGAAGGAATAAAGGGCTTTTGCATTTTATAGACTGGGAGATAGGTGCTTTTAATTTGGATCGTTCTTTTACATTTAGCCAGTTCACTAATCCTGGTTTTGATGTGTTTCTAAGAGATATCCTTGTACCTTTATGCTGTGGAGGTAAAATCGTTATACCGGACCAACTCGGGACTATTCTTGATGGAGAACACTTATCAAATTGGATAAATATAAAAAAGATAAACCTTATACACTGCGTTCCAAGTTTGTTCCGCCAGATGAATTCTGAGAATTTAAGTGAAATGGATTTTCAGGAATTAAAATATGTTTTACTTGCTGGTGAAAAGGTTGTACCCTCTGAACTGCGGAACTGGTATGAAAAAATCGGAGAAAGAATACATTTGATAAATCTTTATGGACCAACCGAAACGACACTGGCGAAATTCTTCTATCCAATACGGAAGGAAGACATTGAAAGGGATGTTATGCCAATAGGCAAGCCAATAAAGGGTGCGCGAGCTATCATATTGGATAAAAATATGAATATATGCAATGAACTGGTTACAGGAGAGATATTCATAAGGACGCCATATAGAACATTTGGCTATCTTAATGATGATGAACAAAACCGGCAGAAATTTATAAGAAATCCGTTCAGTCAAAATCCGGAGGATATTATTTATAAAACTGGAGATTTAGGCAGGTTGCTACCAGATGGTAATATAGAATTAATGGGAAGAATGGACCGCCAGGTTAAGATTAGGGGAATTCGGGTAGAACTAGAAGAGATTGAAAGTATTCTACTTGGACATGATTTAATAAATGAAGTAGCTATTATAAAGAATGAAATTTCTGAGAATTCCTCGGTTATATTAATCGCTTTTATTACAGTCAAGGGGAGTAATTCAGGAGATGATGTGCTCAAGGAGGTTGATAAATACCTCAAAGAGTTGCTGCCTGCCCATATGCTTCCGTCTGACATTGTAATAACACAATCAATACCAAAGCTTGCTAACGGTAAGATAAATTATAAAGCAGTAGGTGAGATGTACAGAGATAATAAAACTCTGCAGGTTAGACCTAGAGATGAGATTGAGAAAAAATTATATGAAATTTGGACAAAGCTACTTGGTAGAAATACGTTTAGTATTACCGATAGCTTTTTTAAACTTGGCGGAAATTCATTGAATCTTATGCGGTTAATTTCAAATATAAGCAGGGTTTTTGATATCAAAGTTTCTTTAGGAGTACTATTTGAAAACAATACAATAGAAAAGCAGGCCATAGTTATAAGAAAGTCTGCAGTAGTAGAGTCCCTTACAACAGAGATGAAGTATGTGGGAAAGCGAGAGTATTATCCGTTATCCTATGCACAAAAAAGGCTATACATACTTGATAGGATGTTCCAGGAGAATATAATGTACAACTTATCTGAGATTGTGAGATTAAAGGGACCTGTTGATATTAACAAGGTTGAAAGTATATTCAAAGATTTAATTAGACGTCACGAAAGCTTAAGAACATCATTTTCTACTATGGATGGTATACCTGTAATGAAGGTGGTGGATGAAGTACCATTTAGAATTGAAGTGTATGATGCAGCAGATAATAGCTGGGAAGAGGTACTTGCCCAGTTCATACATCCCTTTGATTTAAGAAGTGCTCCTTTGTTAAGAGTAGGGATCATAAAGCTGGGACTTGATAATTTTATAATGGTTATAGATATGCATCATATCATATCCGATGCGATATCAATGAACATCATCATAAAGGATTTCATAACACTATATAAAAGTAAACAACTGCCTTACTTGAACAGCAGGTATATAGACTATGCTCTCTGGCAAGACAGCAGTGAATTTAAGGTGATATTAGAAAATCAAAAGAAATTTTGGATTTCACAATTTGAAAATGGTATTCCATATTTAGAACTTCCTTTAGACTTTGAAAGACCTTCGGTGCAGACGTTTGAAGGAGATATTCAAATAATGAGTCTTGGCAAAGAGGAAGCAATTTTTTTAAAGGAGATAAGTGCAAAAAATGATACGACACTTTTTGCAAGCTTATTAGCTGTGTTTAATATACTCCTTTATAAGATAACAGGGTCGACAGATATTATTTTGGGCACTCCAGTATCTGGACGCAGCTATGAAAGCTTTGAAAATATAGTTGGTATGTTTGTAAATACACTTGTACTTAGAAATCAAATCAATGAAAATCAAAGCTTTTCTGAAATCTTATTAAATGTCAGTGAGAATACCCGACAAGTTTTGAAGTATCAAGATTATCCATTTGATGAGCTTGTTAAGGATGTATATGTCAATAGAGATACGACCAGAAACCCAGTATTTGATGTAATGTTTCAACTTCAGGATTTCGATATTCAGGAGATAAATGTCGAAGGAGTAGAAATAACACCGATAGAACGAAATGTGGTGTCGAACTTTGATATGACATTTTCTGCTACTAAACTAAAGGATAAAATAAAGGTAGCTATTGTTTATAATAAGAAACTGCTACAGGTGGAAACAGTACAAAAATGGATGGAATACTTTAGAAGAATTCTATATGCAGTTTCAAAGGATGAACAGATAAAAGTTTGTGATATACAACATATGGATGAGCAGGAAGTGAAAAAAATTAAATCGATTCTTAATCTATATGAAAAACCACTGGATATTACCTTTGATTTCTAA
- the asnB gene encoding asparagine synthase (glutamine-hydrolyzing): MCGICGIVDLKFKKRIEESLIYPMTKILQHRGPDAENFYYDGSISFGFTRLGIIDLTGGIQPIFNEDRSIVMICNGEIFNYIELRKLLECKGHVFRTNTDVETLIHLYEEKGRDMFNYLNGQFSFVIFDYKTRSLLCGRDHFGIAPFFYTVVDDFFIFGSEIKSILQHPAVKREVDLIGLDQIFTFPGLIGSRTMFKNIRSLDNGHYLEIRDQNINEVEYWDLVYPETGVSEIEDKGEEYYIERLDELITNSIKLRLRADVPVGLYVSGGLDSSIVASKAQILRPQNSYKSFSIDFLDKELSESKYQRFLANKLQFDHHEIMFTMQDISQRLSKAIYYSETPLKETYNCASMALSEKVRNENIKVVLTGEGADELFAGYIGYRFDKMREMTESSFNTEEMKERMLRLELWGREDFIYERNYGAFNKVKFELYSPQINSYYSDINCMNHPLINKDRLCNRDVIHVRSYVDYKMRIVNHLVADHGDRMAYANSIEARYPFLDKELVEFVKQIPTTYLLNGFDEKYILKRMGERFLPQKITQREKFSFVAPGSCELLKRNNEYINDILSYETIKRQGYFNPDTVEMLKKKYMSEDFNLNVPFDPDLLITVLTFGVFIKEFNMPNLN; the protein is encoded by the coding sequence TTGTGCGGCATTTGTGGAATTGTTGATCTAAAATTTAAAAAGAGAATTGAGGAATCCCTTATATATCCTATGACGAAGATATTACAGCATAGGGGACCGGATGCAGAGAACTTTTATTATGATGGCAGTATATCATTTGGTTTTACAAGGCTTGGCATAATTGACCTCACCGGAGGCATACAACCAATATTTAATGAAGACCGTTCAATTGTAATGATATGTAATGGAGAGATTTTTAACTATATTGAGCTTCGAAAACTGTTAGAGTGTAAGGGGCACGTTTTCAGAACCAATACCGATGTAGAGACGCTAATCCATCTTTATGAGGAAAAAGGAAGAGATATGTTTAATTATCTGAATGGACAGTTTTCCTTTGTAATTTTTGATTATAAAACAAGGAGTTTACTTTGTGGCAGGGACCACTTTGGTATTGCTCCATTTTTTTATACGGTTGTTGATGATTTTTTTATTTTTGGTTCTGAGATAAAATCCATATTACAACATCCCGCTGTCAAAAGGGAAGTTGACCTTATTGGTCTTGATCAAATCTTTACATTTCCTGGATTAATAGGATCCCGCACTATGTTTAAAAACATAAGGAGTCTTGATAACGGTCATTATTTGGAGATTAGAGACCAAAATATTAACGAAGTAGAATACTGGGACTTAGTCTATCCTGAGACAGGAGTAAGTGAGATAGAGGACAAAGGAGAGGAGTATTACATTGAACGGTTGGATGAACTTATTACTAATTCTATAAAATTGAGGCTTAGAGCTGATGTACCTGTTGGTTTGTATGTAAGCGGAGGGCTTGATTCATCCATTGTAGCGAGCAAGGCGCAAATTTTAAGACCACAGAATTCTTATAAATCATTTTCAATAGATTTTCTTGATAAAGAATTATCAGAATCAAAATACCAGCGCTTTTTAGCAAATAAGCTTCAATTTGATCACCATGAAATTATGTTTACAATGCAGGATATAAGCCAAAGGCTTTCTAAAGCAATTTATTATTCTGAAACACCTTTGAAGGAAACATACAATTGTGCATCGATGGCATTGTCAGAGAAGGTTAGGAATGAAAATATTAAGGTTGTACTTACTGGAGAAGGGGCTGATGAGCTTTTTGCAGGCTATATAGGATACAGATTTGATAAAATGCGTGAAATGACTGAGTCCTCATTTAATACTGAGGAAATGAAAGAACGAATGCTTCGATTGGAACTTTGGGGCAGAGAGGACTTTATTTATGAAAGGAATTATGGCGCCTTCAATAAGGTAAAATTCGAGTTATATTCTCCACAAATTAATTCATATTACAGTGATATAAATTGCATGAACCATCCGTTGATTAATAAAGATCGTCTTTGTAACAGGGATGTGATACATGTACGTTCGTACGTGGATTATAAAATGCGTATTGTTAATCATCTGGTAGCGGACCATGGAGATCGAATGGCATATGCTAATTCTATAGAGGCTAGATACCCTTTCCTTGATAAAGAACTAGTAGAGTTTGTAAAACAAATTCCTACCACCTATCTATTGAACGGATTTGACGAGAAATATATTCTCAAACGCATGGGTGAAAGATTTCTTCCACAGAAAATAACGCAAAGGGAGAAATTCAGCTTTGTTGCTCCCGGAAGTTGTGAACTTTTAAAGAGAAATAATGAATATATAAATGACATACTCTCATATGAAACAATAAAACGCCAGGGATATTTCAATCCGGATACGGTTGAAATGCTTAAAAAGAAATATATGAGTGAGGATTTTAATTTAAATGTACCATTTGATCCTGATTTATTAATTACGGTACTGACATTCGGAGTTTTTATAAAAGAGTTTAATATGCCCAATCTTAATTAA
- a CDS encoding type I polyketide synthase, which produces MSELDIAIIGMSCRFPGSKNTREFWKNIKNGAELIRFYRYNDLLKLGVDVELLKNPNYVGACGSIDGIDQFDADFFNYTCEEAILMDPQIRILHETCWEALEDGGYYPGKSRNRIGLYVGAASNILWRMLSFKVAGSQGSDQFNASILNDKDFIASRISYNFNLSGPSYTIDTACSTSLVTIHEACQALIGGECDMALAGGATIALNQNQGYLYQEGFILSSDGHCRTFDGNANGTVEGNGAGIVLLKPLDDALKDRDNVYAVIKASAVNNDGSRKVGYTAPSVEGQAEVIRVAHHLADIDPETLSYIEAHGTGTRLGDPIEIEALKVAFNTGKKGYCAIGSVKTNLGHLDRAAGIAGFIKTVLALNHKCIPPSLNFEKPNPNIDFESSPFYINNKLTQWGKGLYLRRAAVNSMGIGGTNAYVVLEEICLSRKVSSTKPYKLVLFSGNSEAAVCKTAQNLSGFLQSKNDIDISDVAYTTQVGRKELPYRNMVVCRDSEDAIASIRSLDKAWGPVVFRKADQGSLFAIFPGEGEQYVNMGLDLYRTEPVFRNEMERCFTILREITGLDYKHILYPVNAPDNSLELIDKEHIDPVLLSFEYSVAKLLNSWDIHGCHMLGIGIGEYVIAHLLGVISLEEVLYLALHRSNADKFRQYACKLKLQEPEKPYISSVSGTWVSPGLVTNPQYWIEQLNTSIYFDEDIKELLKSEGNICIEVAPGQFSYFTETNISISLFAQSYEKGEEYKRFINGVGRLWLNGFYINWKQFSAGQERNRVSLPAYPFERKSYWIEGSPLEMFNHKTDECSEIKKNNDISKWFYYVAWKNEKLNITFDNNKSNYIVFSDNLGIGDAIIKKLQANGNRTIVVNIGSGFLREGNGKYYINPQSPHEYELLFTELSENGLLPDKAIHLWNLSNTVKHEVNVERIQKAQVTGFYSLLYIIQALAKTIVSDKFDIKVITNNMFDVVGEDLYHPEKATLKGICCIAPQENPNITCSCLDIPIDYELYPGGKTLNDTLYQEISSQYSSAITAYRGRKRWIPVFESLVMDKKVENIKATKLKQNGIYLITGGLGKIGIALGEYLARNYKAKLILTGRTQFPARDQWDIWIDKYGKKDGITQKIQKIRDFEAAGAEVLIFSADSSNKEEMANVLSISEKAFGLLNGVIHAAGITEQHEVIESLEPEACEKHFASKVYSLAVLENILKNRKLDFCVLMSSISSILGGLGMSAYAAGNAFMDAFVHYQNYSSKTQWICINWDGWNLGSKEMIAWETSISDLEINIEEGIRVFEKALLLGEEHIIISTGELQSRQKQWQINRHYENKAAPSNEVMFDVLQSRPNFKNSYISPRNYIEGEIFLIWQKYLKYERIGIDDDFFELGGNSLKAISVISAIHKSFNKKIGLSQFLKNPTIRQVADFLNNQNQSLWEPVKTSEIKEYYPLSSNQKRMYISSNINTTSTNYNLPFVLQLIGVIDKDRIETCFQVLVKRHESLRTAFVLVDNTPVQKIVENVPFKLEYSEITTGDENTGKIYDEIYRFIRPFDLSNSPLIRANLVKIEENDHYLMIDIHHIISDGVSIQILMDEFMALYEGKELPELKFQYRDYSEWQQQRGNTWDIYGNQESFWLNEFAKGVPLSNIPTDFERPKIPSFEGEQLYFELDEETTMYLKDMADANNITLFTYLLSLFYLLLNKIGGSEEIVIGTSVAGRTHSDMENIVGLFLNYLPLKKSISQSERFIDFLIGVNKIVMDAFENQDYPFDDLIEKLKLSRDINRNPLYDMIFIFQNVDIPDFKISNLIIKQFPFKNRASKLDINIEGFFRNNKLYFIIEYNVKLFKEETIKIFSEYFVNIARNAVRNPENKIEEILNWMDSNYDKILGDFNEDLEVE; this is translated from the coding sequence ATGAGTGAGCTAGACATAGCTATAATAGGAATGAGTTGCCGTTTTCCAGGTTCAAAAAATACTAGAGAGTTTTGGAAAAACATTAAAAACGGTGCTGAATTAATTCGCTTTTACAGATATAACGATTTGTTAAAACTGGGAGTAGATGTTGAGTTGTTGAAAAACCCCAATTATGTAGGGGCTTGTGGAAGCATTGATGGAATCGATCAATTTGACGCTGATTTTTTTAATTACACATGTGAAGAAGCTATATTGATGGACCCACAAATACGTATATTACACGAAACTTGTTGGGAGGCTCTAGAAGACGGAGGATATTACCCAGGGAAATCTAGGAATAGGATCGGGCTTTATGTAGGGGCAGCAAGTAATATACTATGGCGGATGCTTTCTTTTAAGGTAGCTGGTTCTCAAGGATCCGACCAATTTAATGCATCCATATTGAACGATAAAGATTTTATAGCTTCGAGAATATCCTATAATTTTAATTTGAGCGGACCGAGCTACACTATTGATACTGCTTGTTCAACATCCCTCGTTACCATCCATGAAGCTTGCCAAGCTTTAATTGGAGGAGAATGTGATATGGCATTGGCTGGCGGGGCAACAATCGCATTGAATCAAAACCAAGGGTACTTGTACCAGGAGGGATTCATACTTTCGTCCGATGGCCATTGTCGTACATTTGACGGCAATGCGAACGGTACAGTCGAAGGGAATGGAGCAGGAATAGTTCTGTTGAAACCTTTGGATGACGCTCTTAAAGATCGAGACAATGTTTATGCTGTTATAAAAGCGTCAGCAGTAAATAATGACGGCTCAAGAAAAGTAGGTTATACAGCACCAAGTGTTGAGGGACAAGCGGAAGTGATAAGAGTTGCGCACCACCTTGCTGATATTGATCCTGAGACGCTTTCCTATATAGAAGCACATGGAACGGGTACTAGACTGGGAGATCCGATAGAGATTGAGGCATTAAAAGTGGCTTTTAATACTGGGAAGAAGGGGTATTGTGCTATTGGATCGGTAAAAACAAACCTGGGACATTTGGACAGAGCTGCAGGTATCGCCGGTTTTATAAAAACAGTACTAGCATTAAACCATAAATGTATACCGCCTAGCTTGAATTTTGAAAAACCTAACCCCAATATAGACTTTGAAAGCAGTCCGTTTTATATAAACAACAAACTTACACAGTGGGGCAAAGGATTATATCTGCGCAGGGCTGCTGTAAATTCCATGGGAATAGGTGGTACGAATGCTTATGTAGTACTGGAAGAAATTTGTTTATCTCGCAAAGTATCTTCTACAAAACCATATAAACTGGTCTTATTTTCAGGGAACAGTGAAGCAGCGGTTTGCAAAACTGCCCAAAATTTATCTGGTTTCCTTCAAAGTAAAAACGATATTGATATTTCAGATGTGGCGTATACAACACAGGTTGGGAGAAAAGAACTGCCCTATAGGAATATGGTGGTATGTCGTGATAGTGAAGATGCGATAGCTTCAATTCGGAGTCTTGATAAAGCTTGGGGACCGGTTGTATTTAGAAAGGCTGATCAAGGCAGTCTTTTCGCAATATTTCCTGGTGAAGGTGAACAATATGTTAACATGGGTTTAGACTTATACAGGACAGAGCCAGTTTTTCGTAATGAGATGGAAAGATGTTTTACCATACTAAGGGAAATAACAGGTTTGGATTATAAACATATCCTATATCCTGTCAACGCTCCCGATAATAGCTTGGAATTAATAGATAAGGAGCATATTGATCCAGTACTGTTATCATTTGAATATTCCGTCGCAAAACTACTAAACTCATGGGACATACATGGTTGTCATATGTTAGGCATTGGAATCGGGGAATATGTAATAGCACATTTATTAGGGGTAATATCACTGGAAGAAGTATTATATTTGGCTTTACATCGCAGCAATGCGGACAAGTTCAGACAATATGCCTGTAAATTGAAGTTGCAGGAACCTGAGAAACCCTATATTTCATCAGTGAGTGGTACATGGGTTTCTCCGGGTCTTGTTACAAATCCCCAATACTGGATTGAACAATTGAATACATCAATTTATTTTGATGAAGATATAAAGGAACTGCTTAAATCAGAAGGTAATATATGCATTGAGGTAGCGCCTGGACAATTTTCCTATTTTACCGAAACAAATATATCAATTAGTTTATTCGCCCAATCTTATGAAAAAGGAGAGGAATATAAACGATTTATTAATGGGGTGGGCAGGCTGTGGCTAAACGGGTTTTATATTAATTGGAAGCAATTTTCTGCAGGACAGGAGAGAAACAGAGTCTCGCTTCCTGCATATCCGTTTGAGCGAAAATCCTATTGGATTGAGGGGAGTCCATTGGAGATGTTTAACCATAAAACAGATGAATGCAGTGAGATTAAAAAAAATAATGATATTTCAAAATGGTTTTATTATGTTGCATGGAAAAATGAGAAATTAAACATTACCTTTGACAATAATAAGTCAAACTATATAGTTTTCAGCGATAATCTGGGAATAGGTGATGCGATAATTAAAAAACTTCAGGCAAATGGAAATAGAACAATTGTAGTAAATATCGGAAGTGGTTTTTTGCGGGAGGGGAATGGAAAGTACTATATTAACCCTCAATCACCACATGAGTATGAACTTTTGTTTACGGAATTGTCTGAGAACGGCTTGCTTCCGGATAAAGCGATTCACTTATGGAACCTTTCCAATACTGTTAAACATGAAGTAAACGTAGAAAGGATACAAAAAGCACAGGTTACAGGTTTCTACAGCTTATTATATATTATACAGGCACTAGCGAAAACAATAGTTTCTGACAAGTTTGATATAAAAGTTATTACTAACAATATGTTTGATGTAGTTGGTGAAGACTTGTATCACCCAGAAAAGGCTACTTTAAAAGGTATTTGCTGTATCGCTCCGCAAGAAAACCCCAATATTACCTGCAGTTGTTTAGATATACCTATAGATTATGAATTATATCCTGGTGGAAAAACACTTAATGATACTTTATATCAGGAGATATCAAGTCAATACAGCAGTGCTATTACAGCCTATCGTGGAAGAAAGCGTTGGATTCCTGTGTTTGAATCTTTGGTAATGGACAAAAAAGTAGAAAATATCAAAGCAACCAAACTAAAACAAAACGGGATTTATCTTATCACCGGTGGGCTCGGTAAGATTGGGATTGCCTTAGGAGAATATCTAGCTAGGAATTATAAAGCCAAATTAATACTTACTGGAAGAACTCAATTTCCAGCAAGAGACCAATGGGATATCTGGATAGACAAATATGGGAAAAAGGATGGGATTACTCAAAAAATACAAAAGATAAGAGATTTTGAGGCAGCAGGAGCAGAGGTCTTGATTTTTTCTGCTGATAGTTCAAATAAAGAGGAGATGGCAAATGTACTTAGTATCTCCGAAAAAGCTTTTGGCCTTTTAAATGGAGTTATTCATGCAGCAGGTATCACAGAACAGCATGAAGTTATTGAATCACTAGAACCTGAAGCCTGTGAAAAGCATTTCGCTTCGAAAGTGTATAGCTTGGCTGTATTGGAAAATATACTTAAAAACAGGAAACTTGATTTCTGTGTACTCATGTCCTCCATTTCCTCTATTTTGGGTGGCTTAGGGATGTCAGCCTATGCTGCAGGAAACGCATTTATGGATGCATTTGTACACTACCAAAACTATAGTTCCAAAACCCAATGGATATGCATAAACTGGGACGGCTGGAATTTGGGCAGCAAGGAAATGATAGCTTGGGAAACTAGTATTTCTGACCTGGAAATAAATATAGAAGAGGGGATTAGGGTTTTTGAAAAAGCGTTGCTGTTGGGGGAAGAACATATTATTATATCGACTGGTGAATTACAGTCAAGACAGAAACAGTGGCAAATAAACAGACATTATGAAAATAAAGCAGCTCCTTCAAATGAGGTAATGTTCGATGTGTTGCAATCTAGACCTAATTTTAAAAATTCGTATATATCTCCTAGGAATTATATTGAAGGTGAGATATTCCTTATTTGGCAGAAGTATTTGAAATATGAACGTATAGGTATAGATGATGATTTTTTTGAGCTTGGTGGAAATTCCTTGAAGGCTATAAGTGTTATATCTGCCATACATAAGTCCTTTAATAAGAAAATAGGATTGTCTCAATTTTTAAAAAATCCTACGATTAGGCAGGTGGCTGACTTCCTGAATAATCAAAATCAGAGTTTATGGGAGCCGGTAAAGACATCAGAAATAAAAGAGTATTATCCATTGTCCTCAAATCAGAAAAGGATGTACATATCAAGTAATATAAATACGACAAGTACCAATTATAATTTACCCTTTGTACTGCAACTTATTGGCGTAATAGATAAAGACAGGATTGAGACCTGCTTTCAAGTTTTGGTGAAGCGTCATGAAAGTCTAAGGACTGCATTTGTTTTAGTTGATAATACACCGGTGCAAAAAATTGTGGAGAATGTACCTTTTAAATTAGAATATTCTGAAATAACTACTGGCGATGAAAATACAGGAAAGATTTATGATGAAATATATAGGTTTATAAGGCCTTTTGACTTGAGCAATTCACCATTAATTCGGGCAAATCTTGTGAAAATAGAGGAAAATGACCATTACTTAATGATAGATATTCACCATATCATTTCGGATGGAGTTTCTATCCAGATTCTGATGGATGAATTTATGGCTCTATATGAAGGAAAAGAGCTACCCGAACTTAAGTTCCAATACAGGGATTACTCTGAATGGCAGCAGCAGCGGGGGAATACTTGGGATATCTATGGTAACCAGGAGAGCTTTTGGCTTAATGAATTTGCTAAAGGCGTACCGTTGAGTAATATACCCACAGATTTTGAAAGACCTAAAATACCTTCTTTTGAAGGTGAGCAGTTATATTTTGAACTTGATGAAGAAACTACGATGTACCTAAAAGATATGGCAGATGCAAATAATATCACGCTATTTACATACCTGTTATCACTGTTTTATTTACTTTTGAACAAAATTGGTGGAAGTGAAGAGATTGTCATAGGTACATCGGTAGCTGGTAGGACTCATAGCGATATGGAAAATATCGTAGGACTTTTTTTGAACTATCTTCCTTTGAAAAAAAGTATTTCACAAAGCGAAAGATTTATTGATTTCTTAATTGGGGTTAACAAAATAGTAATGGATGCGTTTGAAAACCAGGATTACCCCTTTGATGATTTAATTGAAAAACTTAAATTATCCCGGGATATAAACAGAAACCCTCTATATGATATGATTTTCATATTTCAAAATGTAGATATTCCGGATTTTAAAATATCAAACCTTATTATAAAACAATTCCCTTTCAAGAACCGGGCATCCAAGCTTGATATTAATATTGAAGGATTTTTTAGGAATAATAAACTTTATTTTATTATTGAATATAACGTAAAGCTGTTCAAGGAGGAGACAATTAAGATTTTCTCAGAATATTTTGTTAATATAGCACGTAACGCAGTGAGAAATCCTGAGAATAAGATTGAAGAAATATTGAACTGGATGGACAGTAATTATGACAAAATATTGGGTGATTTTAATGAGGATTTGGAGGTGGAGTAA